A region from the Chrysoperla carnea chromosome 4, inChrCarn1.1, whole genome shotgun sequence genome encodes:
- the LOC123298376 gene encoding uncharacterized protein LOC123298376: protein MNLMNSDKRTRSVNWDENEKRLLVDYVKKHITILENVRPDTDTNKKKKVIWQMIEDKLRDNGYSRDAARIKEQWRRLKAYAKRNIMKYRQQVENCDDPASIQEPSIIDYEIWELIPHECNEDDNNLSDSNSSLHPNKKRKRQNDSDFESDSSWTQLETSLPPPNTNTEPQNVNKPQFPTINLFSSVLNPTETESSTPQENNTKIKEEILDIEAQEDMDPESEHFDHIDVPEDESQDIQEALNGETNELTNDMLLPDELNFSMKLPPLHKIIQEPIAQQPHRTMDNLITPINMLEPIDKTKTSLENEILILKKRLLEANLERLETKSKLDIEFHQHKMKLENMIAKKRLEHEEEFHKLQVQLERRYYKRRMEFMAIGMI, encoded by the exons ATGAA ttTGATGAATAGTGATAAACGTACCCGATCAGTGAATTgggatgaaaatgaaaaacgatTACTGGTTGATTATGTGAAAAAACATATTACAATATTAGAAAATGTACGACCTGATACTGATacgaataaaaagaaaaaagtgataTGGCAAATGATTGAGGATAAATTACGTGATAATGGTTATTCAAGAGATGCAGCTCGAATTAAAGAACAATGGAGACGATTAAAAGCATATGCAAAAcgtaatattatgaaatatcgTCAACAAGTTGAGAACTGTGATGATCCCGCTTCAATACAAGAGCCAAGTATTATAGATTATGAAATATGGGAATTAATACCGCATGAATGTAATGaggatgataataatttatcggATTCGAATTCTAGTTTACATCCTAATAAG aaacgaAAAAGACAAAATGATTCTGATTTCGAATCAGATTCAAGTTGGACCCAATTAGAAACTAGTTTACCACCTCCAAATACAAATACGGAAccacaaaatgttaataaaccACAATTCCCAACTATTAATTTATTCTCAAGTGTATTAAATCCTACTGAAACGGAATCaag taCACCCCaagaaaataatactaaaattaaggAAGAAATATTAGATATCGAGGCCCAAGAAGATATGGATCCGGAATCAGA acattttGATCATATTGACGTACCTGAAGATGAATCACAAGACATACAAGAGGCGCTGAATGGTGAAACGAATGAACTTACGAA tGATATGTTGTTACCAGACGAGTTAAATTTTTCCATGAAATTACCaccattacataaaattattcaagaacCAATCGCACAACAACCTCATAGGACAATGGACAATTTAATAACTCCAATAAACATGTTGGAACcaatagataaaacaaaaacttcattagaaaatgaaatattaatattaaaaaaacgtttATTAGAAGCAAATTTAGAACGTTTAGAAACCAAATCAAAATTAGATATTGAATTTCATcaacataaaatgaaattagaGAATATGATTGCAAAGAAACGCTTAGAACATGAAgaagaatttcataaattacAAGTACAATTAGAACGAAGATATTATAAGAGGCGAATGGAATTTATGGCCATTGgtatgatttaa